From Cricetulus griseus strain 17A/GY chromosome 1 unlocalized genomic scaffold, alternate assembly CriGri-PICRH-1.0 chr1_0, whole genome shotgun sequence, a single genomic window includes:
- the Adam30 gene encoding disintegrin and metalloproteinase domain-containing protein 30: protein MRSVWASLPQNCWLLLAMLLLEAMGDDLFDPDWGFDSYEITVPKELNFRKGERDVDSFLSYLLQIQGKEHVVHLWPKKFLLPRHLPVFSFSQEGSLIEDYPYIPKECNYVGSVEGTRESGATLSTCMGGLRGILNINSSYYQIQPLRASSSFEHVVYLLSEEEFSNQTCGVVDEETDGQTIQGEEMARIATFHKSYRHQKYLELLMVFDSTRFMFLKGNYTEAINDAILLASIIDTYFLDVRMRVVLKAIEIWSMGDQIYTLYPSLSDVLGQFVLYKRRSLHFRLPSDWAHLYIGRKFDDAFAWSWGRTCEEYHAGSINSLLSVNILKPATWTAHELGHAVGMNHDTEHCQCRGRKNCVMGPGYTGFSNCSYHQYFLFVSYKIAHCLSDIPESIYLVPRCGNKIVEGKEECDCGSEEDCKKDLCCGPNCKWKDGVNCSTGLCCHKCNFLPSGYVCRQEENECDLAEYCDGTSGSCPKDSYKQDGTPCRSGGLCYSKGCRSRDIQCQNIFGPTAKEGPPQCYDAVNLIGDQFGNCGIDRARFIRCNRDNTVCGRLQCIDVKDIPNLPDHTFIIATYLNSDNLICWGTGYHYAMIAHKIPDIGRINDGSFCNPTEVCMNKTCVDSSILKYDCLPTKCKGRGVCNNKKNCHCLYGWKPPFCENVGFGGSIDSGPAGPRAEEEPSSFPFVYIMILRVILFIISVIIVYFRQVISHNLKSAQNKCGSCLKTNQCIFPPRDSFSFQFGIKRWVT from the exons ATGAGGTCAGTGTGGGCCTCCCTCCCCCAAAACTGCTGGCTGCTTCTGGCGATGCTCTTGCTTGAGGCTATGGGCGATGACCTATTTGACCCCGACTGGGGGTTTGACTCATATGAAATCACCGTTCCCAAAGAGCTAAACTTTAGGAAAGGGGAGCGGGATGTGGACAGTTTTTTGTCGTACCTCTTACAGATACAGGGCAAGGAGCATGTTGTTCATCTGTGGCCCAAGAAGTTTCTGTTGCCAAGACATCTGCcggttttctccttttctcaagAGGGCAGTCTGATAGAGGATTACCCATACATACCAAAGGAATGCAATTACGTGGGCTCTGTGGAAGGCACTCGGGAATCTGGAGCTACCCTGAGTACATGCATGGGGGGTCTACGCGGCATCTTGAACATAAACTCCAGTTATTACCAAATCCAGCCCCTCAGGGCCTCTTCTAGTTTTGAACACGTTGTATATCTCCTAAGTGAGGAGGAATTTAGCAACCAGACCTGTGGTGTGGTTGATGAAGAAACAGATGGGCAAACCATCCAGGGAGAGGAAATGGCTAGGATAGCTACCTTCCATAAATCCTACAGGCACCAAAAGTACTTGGAATTACTCATGGTCTTTGATTCAACtagatttatgtttttaaagggcAATTATACTGAAGCCATTAATGATGCCATTCTTCTAGCTTCAATTATAGACACCTACTTTCTTGATGTCAGGATGAGGGTTGTTTTAAAAGCAATTGAAATTTGGTCGATGGGTGACCAAATATATACTCTCTATCCCTCTTTATCTGACGTGTTAGGTCAATTTGTACTGTACAAAAGAAGATCATTGCATTTTCGGCTTCCCTCAGACTGGGCACATTTATATATAGGAAGAAAATTTGATGATGCTTTTGCATGGTCCTGGGGAAGAACATGTGAAGAATACCATGCTGGATCAATAAACTCCTTACTAAGTGTAAATATTCTTAAACCTGCTACTTGGACTGCTCATGAATTGGGCCATGCTGTGGGAATGAATCACGATACAGAGCACTGTCAATGCCGAGGTCGGAAGAACTGCGTCATGGGTCCAGGATATACAGGGTTTAGCAATTGTAGTTATcatcagtattttttatttgtatcttataAAATAGCACATTGTCTATCTGACATCccagaaagtatttatttggttCCGAGATGTGGAAACAAAATTGTTGAAGGCAAAGAGGAATGTGACTGTGGTTCTGAAGAGGACTGCAAAAAAGACCTCTGCTGTGGACCCAACTGCAAATGGAAAGACGGTGTCAACTGTTCCACTGGGCTTTGTTGTCATAAATGCAACTTCCTCCCATCAGGGTATGTGTGTaggcaggaagaaaatgaatgtgaCCTTGCGGAGTACTGTGATGGGACCTCGGGTTCCTGTCCCAAGGATTCTTACAAGCAGGATGGAACTCCCTGCAGATCTGGAGGACTTTGTTACAGTAAGGGATGCAGATCCAGGGACATACAGTGCCAGAACATTTTTGGACCTACTGCCAAGGAGGGTCCCCCTCAATGTTACGATGCAGTTAATCTGATAGGAGATCAGTTTGGTAACTGTGGCATTGATCGGGCTCGATTTATAAGGTGTAATAGGGACAATACAGTCTGTGGCAGGCTCCAGTGTATAGATGTTAAAGACATCCCCAATTTGCCAGATCACACTTTTATAATAGCCACCTATCTGAATAGCGATAATCTCATATGTTGGGGCACAGGCTATCATTATGCCATGATAGCCCATAAGATACCTGACATAGGTAGGATTAATGATGGTTCCTTCTGTAACCCTACAGAAGTGTGTATGAACAAAACTTGTGTTGATTCTAGCATCCTGAAGTATGACTGTTTGCCTACCAAGTGCAAAGGCCGAGGTGTTTGCAATAATAAAAAGAACTGCCACTGCTTGTATGGCTGGAAACCCCCATTCTGTGAAAACGTAGGATTTGGTGGGAGCATTGACAGTGGACCCGCTGGACCTAGGGCAGAGGAAGAACCCTCATCATTTCCATTTGTGTATATTATGATATTGCGTGTTATTTTATTCATCATCTCAGTGATCATTGTGTATTTTAGGCA AGTGATTTCACACAATTTAAAATCAGCACAAAATAAATGCGGTTCTTGTTTGAAAACAAATCAGTGCATCTTCCCCCCTAGGgattcattttcctttcagtttggGATCAAGCGTTGGGTTACCTGA